The following nucleotide sequence is from Streptomyces sp. 6-11-2.
CGCGACCCTGCGCAGTCCCTCGTCGCCCTCCTCCTGGGTGAGCAGCAGCACGTCGTGGTCGTGCCTGCGCGCGGTGGTCACCACCGACACCGCGAACTGCATGACCACCGGGACGTGGATACCGGAGCGCAGCGGGACCACCAGCGCCAGGACGTTCGACCTGCTGCTGGCCAGAGCGCGGGCCCCGGCGTGCGGGCGGTAGCCCAACTCGCGGATGGACGCCTCGATGCGCTGCCGGGTCTCCTCGGAGATGGGGCGCTTGCCGCTGAGGGCGTACGAGACGGTGCTCGGGGAGACCCCCGCGTGCCGTGCCACGTCCGTGATCTTCACCATGGTCAGTCCAGCTCCAGTGGGGGAGGAACCATCAGGCCGACTTCAGCTCCAGCGAGAGGAATCCCGTGCCCGCGGGCGCCCGCGCGATCCGCTCCCCGCAGGCCAGCGCCCAGGGTGCGGACGGGTCGCTGCTGGAGGCCCGCAGCGTGTCGCCCTCCCGGACGACGGTGAAGGTCACGTCCCCCACGGGCACGCTCACCCGCGCCCCGCGCTCCAGCCCGTAGGCGCGCAGGGTGACCCCGTCGGCGTACGGATAGTCGGGGCGTGAGTCCACCGCTCCGACCGGGATCACCGTACCTGGCCTGACCAGCAGCGGAACGCTGGAGAATCCGTGCCGCTCGCGCACCCAGCGCGGGCCGGTCACGGTGTGCCCGCTGAGGAAGTGGGTCCAGGTGCCCTCGGGCACGTAGTACGAGACGTCCCCCTCGTCGTTGAAGGCCGGAGCGACGAGCAGATCGGGCCCGAGCATGTACTGCCGCTCCAGATGCGCGCACCCGGGGTCGTCCGGGAACTCCAGCACCATCGCCCGCATCATCGGCACCCCCTCCGCGCGGGCGGTGCGGGCGGCCTCGTACAGGTACGGCATGAGGCGCATCTTCAGCCGGGTGAACAGCCTGAGGACGTCCACGGCCTCCTCGTCGAACAGCCAGGGCACGCGGTACGACGAGGAGCCGTGCAGCCGGCTGTGCGAGGACAGCAACCCGAAGGCGATCCACCGTTTGAACAGGGCCGGGGTCGGGGTGCCCTCGAAGCCGCCGATGTCGTGGCTCCAGAACCCGAACCCCGACAGGCCGAGGCTGAGCCCGCCGCGCAGCGACTCGGCCATCGACTCGTAGGTGGCCTCGCAGTCGCCGCCCCAGTGCACGGGGAAGCGCTGGCTTCCGGCGGTCGCCGAGCGTGCGAAGACGACGGCCTCGTCCTCGCCCCGGTGCTTGCGCAGCACCTCGAAGACGGTGCGGTTGTACAGGTACGTGTAGTAGTTGTGCATCCGTTCCGGGTCCGAGCCGTCCGCGTAGGCCACGTCGACCGGGATCCGTTCGCCGAAGTCGGTCTTGAAGCAGTCGACGCCCTGTGCGAGCAGCGCCTCCAGTTTGGACGCGTACCAGTCGCGGGCGGCCGGGCTGGTGAAGTCGACGAGCGCCATGCCCGGCTGCCACAGGTCCCACTGCCACACGCTGCCGTCGCGCTTCCTGAGCAGATGGCCCAGGGCCTTTCCCTCGGCGAAGAGGGGCGAGCGCTGCGCGATGTACGGGTTGATCCAGACGCAGATGTGGAGGCCCCTGGCCTTCAGCCGGGCCAGCATGCCCTCCGGGTCGGGGAACACCCGCGGATCCCACTGGAAGTCGCACCAGTTGAACTCGCGCATCCAGAAGCAGTCGAAGTGGAAGACGGACAGCGGCAGCTCGCGTTCCCTCATGCCGTCGATGAAGGAGCTGACGGTGGCCTCGTCGTACGAGGTGGTGAACGAGGTGGACAGCCACAGGCCGAAGGACCAGGTCGGCGGGAGCGCCGGGCGGCCGGTGAGGGCCGTGTAGGTGCGCAGGATGTCCTTCGGGGTGGGCCCGTGGATGACGTAGTACGTCAGCTGCTGGCTCTCCACGCTGAACTGGACCCGGGACACCGCCTCCGAGCCGACTTCGAAGGACACCTTGCCCGGATGGTCGACGAAGACGCCGTAGCCCGCGTTCGTCAGGTAGAACGGGGCGTTCTTGTAGGCCTGTTCGGTCGCCGTGCCGCCGTCGGCGTTCCACATGTCGACGACCTGGCCGTTCTTGACGAGCGGCCCGAAGCGTTCGCCGAGCCCGTACACCGAGGTGCCGATCCCCAGACCCAACTGCTCGCGCAGGTAGTGCGCGCCGTCGGCGTCGCGCATGATGCCCATGCCCTTGGGGCCGCTGCTGGTGAGGACACGGCCGTGGGCGAGGAAGTCGACGTGCCAGGGGCCGGTGCGGGCGACGCGCACCGACAGGGTTCCGGAGGTGAGGGTGGCGTACTCGTCGTCGTACTCCACCTGCGCCGTGCCGCCTTCCGGGGGACGTCCCTCGGGCCCCGGAAGGTCGTCCCGCCGCACCTCGAACCGCGGCACCCGGGGCTGCTCGCCCTGGAAGTGGGTGATGGTGAGGCCGATGACGTTCGGCATCGGCGCGTGCGCGCTGATGGTCACGACCGGTCCCTTCAGCAGGTCGCCGCGGTGGCGGATCGGCTGGGTCGGCGCGTGGATCTCCAGGGCTCCCGGGGAGGCGGTCACGTCCAGGACCTCGACCGGGTGGGCCGCGGTGACGCCTTCGCGCAGCAGCCAGTAGCCGTCGGTGAACTTCAAACGTGTACTCCCTACTTGACGGCACCCACGGCGATGCCGCGGGTGAGAGTCCGCTGGAAGACGAGGAAGAAGACGAGGGCGGGCAGGACGCCCAGCAGGGCCGCCGCGTTGGTCATCGTGGCGTCCATCAGGCGCTGACCCTGGAGGACGCCGAGCGCCACCGACACCGTCTGGTTGTCGTTGGAGATCAGCATGACCAGGGGGAGCAGGAACTCGTTCCACGTCCAGATGAAGAAGAAGACGAGCAGCACGCCGATGGTGGGGCGACTGACGGGGACCACGATCCGCCACAGCACCTGCCACTTGTTCGCCCCGTCGATCCGGGCGGCCTCGATGATCTCCCGCGGGAACCGGCCGAGGACGGAGGAGAGCAGATAGGTGCCGAAGGCGGCCTGGATCACCGTGAAGACGATGATCACGCTCAGCCGGGTGTCGTAGAGGCCGGCCTGCTTGCTCAGGTAGTACAGCGGGTAGACCAGCGCCTCCTGCGGCAGCATGTTGGCGAGGACGAAGAAGGCCAGAACCCAGGTGCGGCCCTTGATGCGGCCGATGCCGATCGCGTACGCGTTGAGGATCGACAGGGCCGCGGCCAGGACCGCCACACAGCCGCTGATCAGGACCGAGTTGACGAGCTTCTGGCCGTAGTCGACGCGCTGCCAGAAGTCCTTGAGCCCGTCCAGGTACAGGCCCCTCGGCAGGCTCAGCGGTCCGTGCTGGGAGTACTCGGCCGGTGACTTGACCGCGTTGACGGCGACGATGACGAACGGCAGCACCGTGAACAGGGCCGCGATGCAGAGGGCCACGAGAACGGGATAGCGGCGCAGGGCACTCGTCGTCATACGCGGACCCCTTCCTCGGCGTCCTCGGCGCGGGTCTGGAGTTTCAGGCCGATCAGCGAGAGCAGCATGATGAGCACGGTGAGCACGGTGGAGATCGCGGCGCCGTAACCGACCTGGGTCTTCTCGAAGAACGTGGTGAAGGAGAAGTACGACGGGACGTCGGTCGCGCCGCCCGGACCGCCCTTGGTGAGCACGTACACCGCGCCGAAGACCTTGAGCGCTGCGATGCTGCACCAGGTGAGCACGACGGAGATCTCGGGTCTGATCTGCGGCAGCGTGACGTGCCAGAAGCGGCGCCACCAGCCGGCGCCGTCCAGTTCGGCCGCCTCGTACAACTGCGGGCCGACGCGCTGGAGCCCCGCCATGAAGACGACGAGCGGGAAGCCGATCTGCACCCACACCATCACCCCCATGACGCTGTACAGGGCGATGCCCGGGTCGCCGAGCCAGTCCTGCTGCCAGGAGCCGAGACCGACCGACTTCAACAACGTGTTCAGGGTGCCGTTGTCCGGCGCGAGGATCCAGCTCCAGACGATGCCGGCGACCGCGATGGGAAGGACCTGGGGAAGGTAGAAGCAGGCGCGCAGGACGGTGGCCGTCCTGCTGCCGAAGTGCTTGCCGACGTAGTCGAACAGCGCCGCGGCGAGGACCAGCCCGACCATCGTCGGCAGGACGGCCATGGCCACGACCATGAACAGGCTGTGCCGGAACGACGCCCAGAACTCCGAGTCGTCCATCAGTTCGCGGTAGTTGGCGAGACCGGACCACCGGGGGCTGCCGACCCCCTGCCACTCCGTGAAGCTCACGCCGGTGTTCATCAGGAACGGCACGACGATGACGGCGAGGAAGGCGAGGACACCGGGGACGAGGAAGAGGGCGTAGGACTGGTGCGGGCGGGGGCGGCGCGGGCCGGCGTGCTGGTGCGTGCCGACGGCCCGCGACCCCCGTTCGACGGTGACCGTCATTGTTTCGGCGCACCCTTGTCGTACGCCTTCTGCAGTGCACCGAGATAGGCGTCCGGTGTGGCGCTGCCCGTGATCAGCTTCTGTGTCTCGGAGACGAGGACGTCGTAGAAGCCGGGGACGGGCCAGTCGGGGTAGAAGGCCAGGCCGTCGCGGCCGGAGAGGGTGTTGAAGTCGGCGATGAGGGTCTTGGCCCTCGGGTCGGTGATGGCGGACGGGTCTGCCGCCACGGGCACGCCGCCCTTGTTGCCCAGCAGGTTCTGGATCTTCTGCGACATGGTGATGTCGATGAAGTCGTACGCGAGGTCCTTGTTCTTGGCGCCCTGGGGGACGACCCAGAGATTGCCGCCGGAGCCGAGGGTGAGGCCGGAACCGGGCCACAGCACGCTGCCCCAGTCGAACTTGTTCTCCGTCGTGAAGCGGCCGTACCACCAGCTGCCGCTGAACAGGATCGGGTTCTTGCCCTGGATGAAGGCGACGCCCGCGTCCTCGGCCTTGGTGCCGCTGGACGTCTTGCTGATGTACCCCTTCTTCACCCAGTCGGCGAAGGTGGTCGCGCCGTATGTCCAGGCGGCGTCGTGGAAGTCGGTCTTGCCCCGGTAGAGCTCGTAGGAGTCGACCCAGGAGCGGTCGGCCTTCGACAGTGCCAATTGGTACAGGTACTGCTGGGCCATGTACTCGGCGCCGGCGTTGGCGAGCGGGGTCACGCCCTTGGCGACGAACTTGTCCATGGCGGCGGTGAGGTCGTCGAAGGTCTTCGGCTCGGCGACTTTGTACTTCTTGAAGAGGTCCTTGTTGTAGAAGACCATGGTGTATTCGGCGTAGTTGGGTATCCCGTACCACTTGCCGGAACCCATGACACCGTTGGTGTCGTACTGGCTGGTGGTCTTCACTCCCGCGCTGAGCTCCTTGTCCCAGCCGCGCTTGGTGACCTCGGGGGTCAGATCGGTGAGGAGCCCCTGCTTGGAGAGCAGACCCGCGGTCGCGTTGCCCTTGTTGTACTCCATGATGTCGGGCGCGTCCGAGGAGTTGAGGATCATGGGCGCGGTCTTCTGGATCTGTTCGAAGCCCTTCTCCTCGAACTTCACCTTCACGCCCGGGTGTTTCGCCTCGAACTCCTTGATGGCCTCGTTCCAGGCGGCGCCCATCGCGCTGTCCGGACCCTCGTAGTGCCACAGTCGGAGCGTCTTGCCGTCCGAGGAACCGCCGTCCGAGCCACCGCAGGAGGCCAGGAGCAGGGATCCGACGAGGACCGCCGCTGTCGTCACCACACACCTTCGTGCCGTCAACATCCAGTGCCTCCAAGGGAGTCGGAGGGGGATCAGGGGTCGTCACGCAGCGCTTGTCGAATCAATTCGATGCGTGCCGTCGAAGCGCTTCGACGGAGGAAGGTAGGGGGAGGTGGTGGGCGCGTCAATGGGGTGGGCGTGAATCGGCCCGTGCAACTGCGGCCGTCGGTGCCCGGATCGGCTCCGACACCACTGTGCTCGTCGGCCACTCGCTGGGTTCCGTCGTCGCGTACGAGAGCCTGTGCGCTCATCCCGATTGGCCCGTGCGCACGTTGGTGACCCTCGGCTCCCCGCTTGGCATGCCCACCCTCGTCTTCGACCGTCTGCGCCCTGCCCCCGTCGCCGGACGCGGGCAATGGCCGGTCGGCCTGGAGCGCTGGTCCAACCTCGCGGACCGGCACGATGTGGTCGCGTCGGTGAAGGAGCTGACCGGATTGTTCGGGCCCCATCAGCCCCATCCTGTGCCGACCGGCGTGAAACCCGGCGCCGCACTCCGCGACATCGCCGTGGACAACGGCTGGAAGGTGCACGATGTGCTGCGCCACCTGACCGCCCGCGAGACCGGCGCGGCGATCGGCGAGGGGCTTGTGGCGTCCTGATGAGCGAGGCGACGCCGCGACGCTACCGTCGTCGCGGAACACCCGACTGCGGTGACCACCCTCGCGGCGCGGACGCTGGGTGGGCGCCTGTTTGTGGCAACGGGCGACGACACGGGCCGGGTGACCGTCTCGGAGACGGACTGCGACCGTTGGCCGCCCGGTGTCGCCGATCGCCCCGTCGACACCTTCACCTTGCCCGGCCCGGTCGAGATCAACGCGTTGGACTACGCCCCCGACGGGTGACTGGTGGTGTGCGCGCACAAGGACGTCTACGCGTTCGATACCGGCGAGGACATGAGCGAGGAGTGGTGACGCTGTGCTTGGCGAGGTCGCCAAGCAGGCCTGCGTCCCCGAGACTGGCAGGGGCCGGGGGTGGCATGCGCGGTCGGGGTCTCCGGATCACGCCGTGGCGCGAACGCGCCGTAAAAACAGGCCGATTGAATGTTTGACAGCGCAAGTCTGATCGTGTGACGAGTCCTTGACAGCAGATATTGCACCACTTGAGTATCGGTGTGCCTTCGCCGACCGGTGAGGGCTCAGGTTTTGAGCGACACAAGGGGGTTTTCGTATGTCCGCGATCGTTTCCACGCTCAAGCACACGAAGTACGTCATGGGTTCCCTGGCTGCGGTGCTGTTCACGAACTGCCCCAGCTGACGCGGGAACGGGGTGGACGGTCACGGCCGCCCACCCCGGCATGGTGAGGGTCGGGACGGGCGGGGGAGGACCATGTTCGACGCGGGGATACGGCAGTTCCGGATGGCGCTGGCCATGGTGCTCGGCCGTCCGATCAATGTGCGCTCTGCCGAAAGACTCGTCGATGACGCGCTGGCGACACTTGCCGAATTCGGCTCCCCCGGCGAGGACGTCGAACAGTTGCTGCGCGGCGCCGCCGCAGACCCGCAGATGCGTACCGACCTCACGAACAAGGCCCTGCGCCGTACCGCGAAACGCCTCGAGGCCAAGTCGCCCTTCTATGCCGACCACTTCGCGGCAGCCGGAGTCGACCCGGCCGCACTGAACCTCGAGAACATCACCGCCGTGCCCGTCACCACCAAGGCCGACCTGGTCGAGCGGGCCCGCGACTTCCTGTGCGGTGAGCCCTTCCTCGCCTCCCGGACCACCGGGACGACAGGCCGGCCCACCGAGGTCTGGTACTCCCGCTACGAGGAACGCCTGTGGCCCGCGCTCGTCGCCCTCTCCCAGGTGCTGCGCGGCACCGTCCGCACCACCGACCTGGTCCAGTTCAACATCAGCTCCCGGGCGACCGGCACGGCGTACGCGGAGATGCAGGTCGCCCGCCTGGCAGGGGCGGCGATCCGCATGGTGGGCCTGGTCCCACCGGCTGAGACGCTGGACCTCATGGCGGGAACCGGCACATCGGCGCCGACCCTGATGGTCACCTACCCGAGCTATCTGGGACAGCTGACCCGCCTGGCCCGCGAACGGGGACTCGGTCCCGCGGACTTCCGGCTGCGCCGCATCAATGTCGGTAGCGAGGTGCTCTCGTCCGCCCTTGCGGAGGCCGCCGAAAAGACCTTCGGCGCCCCCGTCAGCGACGGCTACGGCATGACCGAGGTGACACCGGTGGCCGGCGCCATCTGCCGACAGCGGCACCTTCACATCGACGCCGGCATCGGCCTCGTGGAGGTGTGCGACCTCGACACCGGGGCACCGGCCGCGCCCGGAGCGCTCGGCACGATCGTCGCCACTCCCTTCTTCCCGTACCGGGAGTGCATGCCGCTCTTCCGCTACGACACCCGAGACCTGGTGCGGCAGTTGCCCGACGCGCCGCGCACCTGCGAGATGGCGAACGTGCCGGCGACCTCGCACATCCTCGGAAAGGCGGACCATGTGCTGCGCACCCAGGACGGTCCGGTGACCCCGCGCGAGATCATCGAGCTCCTCGACGCGCTGCCCGGCGCATGCTGGCCCGTGCGTCACCGCGCCGACGTGGTGGACGGACGGTTGCATGTGGAGGTGGCCGCCTCATCGGTGCCGGAGACGAGCGACATCGCGCGTCATTTCGCCGAGGCCGGCCTCGACGCCACCGTCGAGGTCGTCCCGGGAGAAGGACGTCAGCTGCGGCGCTACCGCTGCGATCTGGTCGAGAACAGCTTCGCCTCCGCCGGGCGCGCAGCATGACCGCCGCACAGAGCGCGTTCTTCGTCCTCGTGACCCTCGCCGTCGCCCTGGGCGTCTCGCTCGCCTCGGTCGCCTACTTCCGGCGGGTCACCCTGCCCCGGCCGGCCGTCGGTGTGTTCAACGGCAACGACATGGTCATCATGATGGGCTTCGTCGTCGTACTGCCGTTCCTGTATCTCTCCCTCCCGGGCTGGCTACTGCCTCCCCTGCTGGGGCTGACCCTGGCCGGTGGTCTCGCGGTCGGCTACGGGCCGGCCGTCCGGCGGGGACCGGTGCGCTGGTCGCTCATCGCCGGTCTGCTGGTCGCCGACTGGCTCACCGCGCGCGGCGCCGAGGACGATCCCACCCATGCCACCCCGTACTGGTTGGTCAACAGCCTGGTCATCATGCTGATGGCGGTTGGCGCCGCCAACCTCAACGCGCAGGGCGGCCTGAAGCTGCGGCACGTCTCCCGGTTCGCGCTGGCGCTCGCCGTGTACGACCTGTTCTTCGCCACCGTCGTCCCCCTCACCCAGAAGCTGTTCGACGCGGTGCAGGGCTACGCCTTCGCACCGTCGGCGGGGCTGCGCGTCGGCGAGTTCGGCGCCGTCGTGGGCATGGGCGACCTCCTGGTGTACGCCCTCTTCACCACCGTGGCCTACAAGGCGTACGGACGAGCGGGGCTGACCTGGGCTCTTGGGCTGGTCGCCGTGTTCGGCGCGCTCGTCCCGACGCTGGCACCCGTCACGGTCGAGGCGCTCACGGGACACCTTCCGCAGATCGTGCCCGCGCAGATCTTCTTCGGCCCGGCGGCGTTCTGCGGGTACCTCATGCTGCGGCGGCGCGGCCCGGAGCGGCGCATGGCCGACGTCCGGCCGCCCGCGCGCTTCGTGACAGTCCACGGACAGCAGGGGCTCATGAGCCCGGCCACCGCCGACGAGCCCTGGAATCGTTCCCCAGGAGAACGCTCCCAGGTCGGTGGCTGACCAGGCCAGGTGGACTTGCGGTGTCGGGATCAGTGGCGGAGCAGGCGGGAAGCCCCCTGGGTCAGGCTTCTCCGCTGGTCCCGGGTGGGTTTCCATGGCCGGATGCTCAGCAAAGCCCAGGTCGGTCCGGGAGGTTGACCGTACTTCTTCCGCAGCGTGATGGTCAGTGACGGCCACCGCCCGACGGGCAAGCCGCTGCGCGCCGCGCAGGACGAGGCCGGTGTTCCGCCCGGGTTCTGGACAGGCCGAGGCTTGGCCGCGATCGATCTGACGGCGGGGGAGTGGTGACCGAGCAGGAGCAGGCCGAACTGCTCCTGGGGGAAGGCCGGCACCTCCACTGTCGGTGGTCCGCAGATCGCCGCCGACGCCATCGGAGGCAGTCGGAACGGGCGGTTCCGTGGTATTCACAGTGCAGTTGAGGGAATTGGCGGGCGGGGGGCGCTGTGCTGGGTAGGGGTGCGGTCGCGGCGGCGGTGGTGGTCTTCAC
It contains:
- the yicI gene encoding alpha-xylosidase, which codes for MKFTDGYWLLREGVTAAHPVEVLDVTASPGALEIHAPTQPIRHRGDLLKGPVVTISAHAPMPNVIGLTITHFQGEQPRVPRFEVRRDDLPGPEGRPPEGGTAQVEYDDEYATLTSGTLSVRVARTGPWHVDFLAHGRVLTSSGPKGMGIMRDADGAHYLREQLGLGIGTSVYGLGERFGPLVKNGQVVDMWNADGGTATEQAYKNAPFYLTNAGYGVFVDHPGKVSFEVGSEAVSRVQFSVESQQLTYYVIHGPTPKDILRTYTALTGRPALPPTWSFGLWLSTSFTTSYDEATVSSFIDGMRERELPLSVFHFDCFWMREFNWCDFQWDPRVFPDPEGMLARLKARGLHICVWINPYIAQRSPLFAEGKALGHLLRKRDGSVWQWDLWQPGMALVDFTSPAARDWYASKLEALLAQGVDCFKTDFGERIPVDVAYADGSDPERMHNYYTYLYNRTVFEVLRKHRGEDEAVVFARSATAGSQRFPVHWGGDCEATYESMAESLRGGLSLGLSGFGFWSHDIGGFEGTPTPALFKRWIAFGLLSSHSRLHGSSSYRVPWLFDEEAVDVLRLFTRLKMRLMPYLYEAARTARAEGVPMMRAMVLEFPDDPGCAHLERQYMLGPDLLVAPAFNDEGDVSYYVPEGTWTHFLSGHTVTGPRWVRERHGFSSVPLLVRPGTVIPVGAVDSRPDYPYADGVTLRAYGLERGARVSVPVGDVTFTVVREGDTLRASSSDPSAPWALACGERIARAPAGTGFLSLELKSA
- a CDS encoding carbohydrate ABC transporter permease encodes the protein MTTSALRRYPVLVALCIAALFTVLPFVIVAVNAVKSPAEYSQHGPLSLPRGLYLDGLKDFWQRVDYGQKLVNSVLISGCVAVLAAALSILNAYAIGIGRIKGRTWVLAFFVLANMLPQEALVYPLYYLSKQAGLYDTRLSVIIVFTVIQAAFGTYLLSSVLGRFPREIIEAARIDGANKWQVLWRIVVPVSRPTIGVLLVFFFIWTWNEFLLPLVMLISNDNQTVSVALGVLQGQRLMDATMTNAAALLGVLPALVFFLVFQRTLTRGIAVGAVK
- a CDS encoding carbohydrate ABC transporter permease, which encodes MTVTVERGSRAVGTHQHAGPRRPRPHQSYALFLVPGVLAFLAVIVVPFLMNTGVSFTEWQGVGSPRWSGLANYRELMDDSEFWASFRHSLFMVVAMAVLPTMVGLVLAAALFDYVGKHFGSRTATVLRACFYLPQVLPIAVAGIVWSWILAPDNGTLNTLLKSVGLGSWQQDWLGDPGIALYSVMGVMVWVQIGFPLVVFMAGLQRVGPQLYEAAELDGAGWWRRFWHVTLPQIRPEISVVLTWCSIAALKVFGAVYVLTKGGPGGATDVPSYFSFTTFFEKTQVGYGAAISTVLTVLIMLLSLIGLKLQTRAEDAEEGVRV
- a CDS encoding ABC transporter substrate-binding protein, with product MLTARRCVVTTAAVLVGSLLLASCGGSDGGSSDGKTLRLWHYEGPDSAMGAAWNEAIKEFEAKHPGVKVKFEEKGFEQIQKTAPMILNSSDAPDIMEYNKGNATAGLLSKQGLLTDLTPEVTKRGWDKELSAGVKTTSQYDTNGVMGSGKWYGIPNYAEYTMVFYNKDLFKKYKVAEPKTFDDLTAAMDKFVAKGVTPLANAGAEYMAQQYLYQLALSKADRSWVDSYELYRGKTDFHDAAWTYGATTFADWVKKGYISKTSSGTKAEDAGVAFIQGKNPILFSGSWWYGRFTTENKFDWGSVLWPGSGLTLGSGGNLWVVPQGAKNKDLAYDFIDITMSQKIQNLLGNKGGVPVAADPSAITDPRAKTLIADFNTLSGRDGLAFYPDWPVPGFYDVLVSETQKLITGSATPDAYLGALQKAYDKGAPKQ
- a CDS encoding phenylacetate--CoA ligase family protein, translated to MFDAGIRQFRMALAMVLGRPINVRSAERLVDDALATLAEFGSPGEDVEQLLRGAAADPQMRTDLTNKALRRTAKRLEAKSPFYADHFAAAGVDPAALNLENITAVPVTTKADLVERARDFLCGEPFLASRTTGTTGRPTEVWYSRYEERLWPALVALSQVLRGTVRTTDLVQFNISSRATGTAYAEMQVARLAGAAIRMVGLVPPAETLDLMAGTGTSAPTLMVTYPSYLGQLTRLARERGLGPADFRLRRINVGSEVLSSALAEAAEKTFGAPVSDGYGMTEVTPVAGAICRQRHLHIDAGIGLVEVCDLDTGAPAAPGALGTIVATPFFPYRECMPLFRYDTRDLVRQLPDAPRTCEMANVPATSHILGKADHVLRTQDGPVTPREIIELLDALPGACWPVRHRADVVDGRLHVEVAASSVPETSDIARHFAEAGLDATVEVVPGEGRQLRRYRCDLVENSFASAGRAA